The genomic window CAGCTCGGCCGGTTGGCCCGGCCGCTTCATCGGTGTCTGCTTGCCGAACTCTTTCACTTGCTCGGGCGGCATGGTGGAAGGAATGAGCGGCGTCCAGAACGGGCCCGGAGCCACGCAGTTCACCCGGATGCCTTTCTCGGCGAGGAGTTGCGCCATGCCGCCCGATATGTTCTGGATCGCGCCCTTGGTGGCCGCGTAGGCGACCAGCGTGGCGTTGGGTTTGTCGGCGTTGATCGACGTGGTGCTGATGATCGAGGCGCCCGGCTTCATTCGCGCCGCCGCGGCGCGGCACAGGAAGAAGTTGGCGTAGACGTTGGTCCGGAAGGTGCGGTCGAACTCCTCGGGCGAGATCTCGTCGAGTGACTTGTGGCTCATCTGGAAGGCCGCGTTGTTGACGAGCACATCGAGTCGGCCGAAGGTGTCGAACGCGCGGTCCACGAGGCTGCGGCAATGGGCCTCTTCGCAGATGTCGCCGGGCACCGCAACGCAGCGGCTGCCCGCGCGCTCGATCCATTGGCGGGTGACCTGAGCGTCTTCTTCTTCCTCGGCAAGGTAGGAGATGAGCACGTCGGCGCCTTCGCGTGCAAAGGCGATGGCCACTGCGCGGCCGATGCCGCTGTCACCCCCCGTGATGAGCGCGGCCTTGCCCTGGAGCTTGCCGCTGCCCACGTACGACTTTTCGCCGAAATCGGGCTGAGGCGACATCTTCGATTCGAGCCCGGGCGGTTGCTGGGCGGGCGTGGAAAAGGGCGGCTGCGGGCCGGCTTGGCGAGGGTCTTGTGTCATGGCGTTTCCGGAGAGATTGGTGGACGAAAGGAGGAGTTCTGCTTGGCAGTTCAGGCGCCGGCGTCGTTCTCGCGCGGCGTGTCGCGGGCGGCGCGGCGCTTCAGCGTGTCCTCGCTGTCGGCGGTCGGGGCCGCCGCATCGCGCTCGGCGGCTTTCTTCATTCCGCGCTTGAGGCTCTGCGCGTCGCCGTTGCCGATGGCCGGCTCTTCGCCGTTCACTGCGTCGGGTGCCTGCACGCGCTGGCCGCCGGGTGCGGGGGTGGGGGCGGGGGATTTGTTCATCATGTGCCTGAGCGGTGGGGAAAACGGCTCAAGCTTCAGCCTTTGAGTTGCGACGTGCGCGCGAGGCTTGCGCATCCGCACGTCGGACAAGACCCACGGCACTCTTCCGCGGATTCAATGCCGGCTGCCGCGCCGGCAACGGGGCGCTGTTTGTCGCAGCGGGACCACTCAGCAGTTCAGGCCGGCGGACTCAACCGTTCATGACGCGCGCAAAAATGGCCTGGTGCAGCCAGCGCGGTGTCGCCCACACCATCGCCACCGCAGCCTTGTTGTTGAAGCCCGGAACGACGCTCCTCCGCCCAGCGTGCAGCGCGTGAATGCCCGCCCGCACCACCGGCGCCGGCTTCATCATCAGCAGCTTGAGTCCCCACGTGATCTTCTGCTTGGCGGCCTGCGCAAAGCCGGTGTCGGACATGCCCGGGCAGAGCGAGGTCACCGTCACGCCGTCGCGCTTGAACTCACGGTGCAACGCGTCGCCAAGGCGCAGCACATAGGCCTTGGCTGCGCCGTAGACCGCCATGTTTTCCACGCCGAAGTGAGCCAGCATGCTGGCGACGAGCAGTATCTTTCCGTGGCCCCGCTCGCGCATGTCTTCGCCGAAGAGCCGCGTCATGACCGTCAGGCTCGCAATATCGAGCTGCAACATGTCCAGGGCGCTCTGCATCGGCGTGTCGAGCAATGAACCTTGCAAGCCATGGCCTGCGTTGTTGATCAGGATTTCAACCGCGATGGCGCGCTCGCGAAGGCTGGCGTGCAACGCGTGGACGGCGCCCACGTCCGACAGATCGACCTGCTCTACGATGACTTTGACCTTGTACTGCTGTTGCAGCGCTGCAGCCAAGGCCTGCAGCCGATCGAGCCGGCGTGCGACCAGAATGAGCGGGTGGCCCTTGGCCGCGTATTGCTTGGCGAATTCTTCGCCAAAACCACTGGAGGCTCCAGTGATGAGAACCCAGGAGTCGACGTTGGTAGCCATGATGTTTGCCTTTGTTGAAGTGAGAGTGAAGCTGGAGGTGGCCGGCACCCTCGCTTTCAGGCAAGATTAGAGACCACTGGTCTGTAATTTAGCAGACCAATGGTCTTTTAGCAAATGGAGTGTGATCACCGCATGAATTCGCCCAGCTCATACGTACGCGCCCGATCCGCCGAGCAGAAGGAAGAGCGGCGCCGCCACCTGCTGGCCACCGCTCGGGAAATGCTGAGCCAGAACCCGGCTGCCCTCGAGTTGGGAATCAACGAACTGGCGCGCCAGGCTGAGATGACCAAGTCGAACGTGTACCGGTATTTCGAGAGCAGCGAGGCCGTGCTGATGGACCTGCTGGTCGAAGAATTTGCAGCCTGGCATGCCGAACTGAGCACGGCGCTGGCGCGCGGCGGCAAGGCGGGCGCCAGCTTTGAACACATTGCCCGCGTCTTCGCCTCGACGGTGTCTGCCCGGCCCCTGCTTTGCCGGCTGACCAGCATCCTGCCGTCCTTCCTGGAGCGCAAGGTGTCGTTCGAGCGCATGGTCGAATTCAAAGGCAACCTGCTGGCCGTTAGGCAGGGCGCAGCGCAGGCCTTTCATGCCCGTGTGCCCGGCATGCCGGTGCAAGCCTTCGAACAGGTCATGAAGCACACGGTGCCGCTCATCATCGGGCTCTGGCCGCTCAGCAACCCTGCGGAAATGGCCGCGCAAGTGGTCGAGTTGCCCGAATTGGCGGGTTTGCAATACGACTTCGAGCAGGACCTCGCGCATGCCCTGCTGACGCTGATGCGGGGGATGGCACCAGCGGATTGAAGCTGGCGTGAGAAACTAGCGCCTGGATGCAGCCGATGTCCACGCCGATGGTGGCAGGACCGGCGCCTTGCTCGGTAATGTTTACCGATGGTAGAGCTAAGTTATTGATTTAAAAGAGAAAATTGTCTCAGCAGCGCCGATGATGGATTGGATGACCTTTCTATAGAAAACGTAGGCTTGCCAACAACTTAGATCCGATTGCCTAAGGGCATGTGGCACGAATGTGGCGTCCGTGAATGGTCAGTTGTGCGCAGATTGGGAAAGGGTTGAGAGATGTCCGTCTGCCTTCGCTCATGTCAATCGTCTGCATAACGGCACGCATAACCGTCGCATTGCCTAAAACACCAGCTGCAAGTAGTCAATGCACGGGCAGCGCATGGCGTGCTTCAAGTAACCGTACGTGGTTGTGGCTAAGTCGCGGAATCCACCAGCAACGCCTCCTGACCCCCTGGGCGCGGCGCCCAATA from Variovorax paradoxus includes these protein-coding regions:
- a CDS encoding SDR family NAD(P)-dependent oxidoreductase; this translates as MATNVDSWVLITGASSGFGEEFAKQYAAKGHPLILVARRLDRLQALAAALQQQYKVKVIVEQVDLSDVGAVHALHASLRERAIAVEILINNAGHGLQGSLLDTPMQSALDMLQLDIASLTVMTRLFGEDMRERGHGKILLVASMLAHFGVENMAVYGAAKAYVLRLGDALHREFKRDGVTVTSLCPGMSDTGFAQAAKQKITWGLKLLMMKPAPVVRAGIHALHAGRRSVVPGFNNKAAVAMVWATPRWLHQAIFARVMNG
- a CDS encoding SDR family oxidoreductase — encoded protein: MTQDPRQAGPQPPFSTPAQQPPGLESKMSPQPDFGEKSYVGSGKLQGKAALITGGDSGIGRAVAIAFAREGADVLISYLAEEEEDAQVTRQWIERAGSRCVAVPGDICEEAHCRSLVDRAFDTFGRLDVLVNNAAFQMSHKSLDEISPEEFDRTFRTNVYANFFLCRAAAARMKPGASIISTTSINADKPNATLVAYAATKGAIQNISGGMAQLLAEKGIRVNCVAPGPFWTPLIPSTMPPEQVKEFGKQTPMKRPGQPAELQAVYVLLASDQASYISGATIPVTGGVPFI
- a CDS encoding TetR/AcrR family transcriptional regulator; amino-acid sequence: MNSPSSYVRARSAEQKEERRRHLLATAREMLSQNPAALELGINELARQAEMTKSNVYRYFESSEAVLMDLLVEEFAAWHAELSTALARGGKAGASFEHIARVFASTVSARPLLCRLTSILPSFLERKVSFERMVEFKGNLLAVRQGAAQAFHARVPGMPVQAFEQVMKHTVPLIIGLWPLSNPAEMAAQVVELPELAGLQYDFEQDLAHALLTLMRGMAPAD